In Melitaea cinxia chromosome Z, ilMelCinx1.1, whole genome shotgun sequence, a single window of DNA contains:
- the LOC123669009 gene encoding PHD finger protein rhinoceros, with protein sequence MSLRGTKRATGMRGDEAGASKRRRADPEDALWQLRPVSDLKMSSIYNRSASEAPAELFRKDLISAMKLPDSEPLTPSEYWVITDTWKQDWERGVQVPVNPDSLPAPKVEIIHNPTPPNFQEFKLPKDKYIHLTRDAHYQVEKHLLSTTPAQAEAACSYDLDATDMAWLKLLNAERARAGAPSVSEDQLEKVIEELEVRTWDKIQAIIKSEEGLGIEYDENVICDVCRSPDSEDGNEMVFCDSCNICVHQACYGITVIPDGQWLCRPCGAGIRPTCVLCPNLGGAMKCTPSGHKWAHVSCVLWIPEVSIGCAEKMEPITKITSIPASRWSLVCVLCRERKGACIQCSVKTCKTAYHVTCAFKHGLEMRAIIEDENADDGVKLRSYCQKHSVNSKKEKCPGSGSEEEEVKRKRRKDMTSEEKTQARAARLQEIEGEFDRHVSVKDISTHLLDVDQDAINYIYNYWKLKRRAGHNRPLLPPKSDDNELLTHRQEQADLDKMKMFVQLRQDLERVRNLCYMVSRREKLSRSFFRMREQTFHKQVAVLSATDSTISGPDLAAIIEANHGPSIYDRLYSHANAPDHKNDFDNLLARIAPQDSSDDKKKDRNGLVRGSKSTNPYKKHYVNGSRRSGSMYSGLSSEESGSEVSRNTKYRGRAIGSSTDEDVKKPATSPKKKISPKAKGKKSPKKPERKKRKMPQSKAVIESSSEDDNIKSRMLTMKKDRSRSKTLQQMEKEMAAGKIDQSGTDSDDLIPIRATRNSKFPVDIYSDSSDGACVKDEHKSDKSKIKNEKTKAEKIKNMKSPNENDSQQSLPRTKAAMKEFIPTQSEKKKSAEAKPGPKKRGRKPSNKEKKPPIKAESDDEAKNKENIKFAKQKDNPTDLIVPQRQAAKKASENMRSTTAVKKEESSTEKPVSGDDSKSKPKVKSKGKEVKDISDRTGRKKSSKDQEKEPISYVPQRQAAKKAAAHIKSGLGTKTAPTETNDMDKKKDPDKVETKLSPKKEDTKRLRSPTKESSSSSSNTSSSSYSSSSSSEEEQEKPGMKPTAKAREIKPATRQPSMFSPPGSRPTVDLPFLDKVSRPLSSTSASSDSDSSKGSRFSGSGSPSPKRPRRRRKKKSVSIDASPRKAPDKKLKTSERESECGVSSPPIEGEKSSRPNDTRAATRARTRSTTTSGNMPNKSNARERKPSKDFTGHTSTYNKISKEGSQPIEFTTPKRKTDEEIKKEAVVLPTETKSDLKTTKTKRSSLSVEDKKEDAIKHNDSETVLLKRTSPRKSTESKHKVVTSRRVSIKDPPGKEILSPKAKEKSPKETREQKINERRSSRRDSQTKDRCHLSPAKKTIVTIENPPPVEITEKKHPTIINDFPDSDKNWLPKAPSPNVHPPPVEKPGDHEKYMTEDKSLDSDCTDKSSIKMIAKIQANLNENTMIKSPKTPMDARTIESMDVENPIVRTIRKRSVLESEKKFITQDSSHVQGVEISKSAKIPSAVNPFPNRAVFSPQPKDNELFEFDMLGVDDGFNHDEMMKPFTSYPEIFLQEDSKEQGVQETLNLVDRLRMQLNKKAPTENVSQDEVAINDKALKDDDGPINTNKEKSECEILPGKDDNILDLHNKRQTKDIQTPNHFSEPGENIEPIRHIISESKDDQTIPINTNEKWIDINMTQTDSQLDQSSESKYDIASYTEDFKEPTTVQSINSVSEVGDTISLSKQSDDSQSLSVVDHSVHSNDHDLTQDNQTYDNNNSVIHSDCATISSPYIGHSSKWRESKITTRRSSASSTNSESSICSQKADIKSHINCESRQGPMIPEIDPYPPMPAYSCRVEPTMPLNQYTSYPPNASPFLSTMGTLPLFATGACASSQLPLPSPGPGLYTSGLPYTATPLLQTLPKPAFSTICAAFTSSSQNIALTTAMIASPTPKPLDSPRDDIDVTGSDKLSIHVASSPSLSIDSYNDSSNTRAPTKMSNDSSETIMSLSQQDLKSSPKLTKSITKFPGKSPGKSPGISPKQGDATKVSKRSSNKSNRNQRGRGRSKSRGSYASVDYLGNSIQSKLVGTVYDFNEEIANDGVDLKALRERRKSIDTKDDRKSEHSYKDSSQSPRVVSPEPANKRVTECKSEEKATPEPIEEPQSPSNKSNSERGPGFSQVHPVLPGPVDMRTYNPFENPAPATGDAYHSHLLAFASGTADQQLIEIDEEVEKQLHSALMASKPKSGAPTASSTQDIIEPAKETASSQLPKVSLSDSRNQLKVKIKGPFLDANYSASSVQPVAPQPPAPTHESNTSALNTSNNSTTTMVTGSTNLRRMRKKELLRQYWTQDMNMDDPTNASTMGIAPPPAAPQPLGRAVITIPKAVASMTSIPTREDYKITDSPVEKKKRKITSGLSRELRHLEVSMNDDVDPSDDVKLSNFASSSSQAHKRRGRVSTKQNPSNATSPVAPKLKIKIGSNIVQQVNDEPTGFQFRPPKKRLQASIPKPSLEDLRRESMKYRRMVMADFEEDEKTSKHKPNKSEKRKKKKEKKSEKEKLQVVNSESESATKLIIKIKRTKDEEKKAEGSEGGPIAGATAAAPEPPVDPFDYDPTAPDPLAIDPPFSSETGSTMRRIRTDKVTPIRLKLARSSQGSGYVMKEPGSEGSETSADAAMSTAPSTSASLALTVNKHCEVR encoded by the exons gTTCGGACTTGGGACAAGATACAGGCCATCATAAAATCTGAAGAAGGTTTAGGTATAGAATATGACGAAAACGTAATTTGTGACGTATGTCGTTCACCAGATTCCGAAGACGGTAACGAGATGGTTTTCTGCGATTCATGTAACATTTGCGTCCATCAAGCTTGTTATGGAATCACTGTAATACCAGATG gtcAATGGCTATGTCGTCCTTGTGGTGCTGGTATTAGACCAACTTGTGTTTTGTGCCCTAATCTTGGTGGGGCAATGAAGTGTACACCATCGGGCCATAAATGGGCCCATGTTAGTTGTGTTCTTTGGATTCCTGAAGTTTCCATCGGATGCGCTGAAAAAATGGAACCCATTACTAAAATAACCTCTATACCAGCTTCACGCTGGTCGTTAGTTTGTGTCCTGTGCCGTGAGCGAAAAGGAGCGTGTATTCAATGTTCTGTAAAGACTTGTAAAACGGCCTACCACGTCACCTGTGCATTTAAACATGGACTTGAAATGCGTGCAATAATAGAAGATGAAAACGCTGATGATGGTGTTAAATTGCGTTCGTATTGTCAAAAGCATAGTGtcaattcaaaaaaagaaaagtgtcCTGGTTCTGGTTCTGAGGAAGAAGAAGTGAAAAGGAAGCGTAGAAAAGATATGACTTCTGAAGAAAAAACCCAAGCCCGTGCTGCACGTCTTCAGGAAATAGAGGGAGAGTTTGATCGCCATGTTAGTGTAAAAGATATTAGTACGCATCTCTTAGATGTTGACCAAGACGCTATTAACTACATTTACAACTACTGGAAATTAAAAAGACGAGCAGGACATAATCGTCCTTTACTTCCCCCTAAATCAGATGATAATGAACTTCTTACTCATAGGCAGGAACAAGCAGACCtagataaaatgaaaatgtttgtACAACTGAGACAAGATTTAGAAAGAGTTCGAAATCTATGTTATATGGTTAGCCGTAGAGAAAAGCTTTCGCGTTCTTTCTTCCGCATGAGGGAACAGACATTTCACAAACAAGTAGCAGTGCTATCAGCTACAGATTCGACAATTTCGGGGCCAGATTTAGCGGCTATTATAGAGGCCAACCATGGTCCATCAATATATGACAGATTATATTCTCATGCAAATGCCCCTGAtcataaaaatgattttgataATCTTCTTGCTCGAATAGCACCACAAGATTCAAGCGATGATAAGAAAAAAGACAGAAATGGTCTTGTTCGTGGTTCTAAGTCAACAAATCCTTACAAAAAACATTATGTGAATGGATCTCGACGAAGTGGAAGTATGTATAGTGGGCTATCAAGTGAAGAAAGTGGTTCTGAGGTTAGTCGAAATACAAAATATCGTGGTCGAGCCATTGGTTCAAGTACTGATGAAGATGTAAAAAAGCCGGCTACGTCtccaaagaaaaaaatatctccAAAAGCAAAAGGAAAGAAATCCCCTAAAAAACCAGAAAGGAAGAAGAGGAAAATGCCACAGTCAAAGGCAGTCATTGAAAGCAGCAGTGAAGATGACAATATAAAATCTAGAATGTTGACAATGAAAAAAGATCGGTCACGCAGCAAGACTCTTCAACAAATGGAAAAAGAAATGGCTGCCGGAAAAATAGATCAGTCTGGTACCGATAGTGATGACTTAATTCCTATCAGAGCTACGAGAAATAGTAAATTTCCAGTGGATATTTATTCGGACAGTAGTGATGGAGCATGTGTCAAAGATGAGCACAAGTCCgataaatctaaaattaaaaatgaaaagacAAAAGcagagaaaattaaaaatatgaaatctcCAAATGAAAATGATTCTCAACAATCGTTACCCCGGACTAAAGCCGCAATGAAAGAGTTCATTCCAACCCAGtctgaaaagaaaaaatctGCAGAAGCTAAACCAGGTCCTAAAAAACGAGGAAGGAAACCCTCAAACAAAGAGAAAAAACCGCCTATTAAAGCTGAATCAGACGATGAAGCAAAAAATAAAGAGAATATTAAATTTGCTAAACAAAAAGATAATCCTACTGATTTAATTGTACCTCAAAGACAAGCTGCTAAAAAAGCTTCTGAAAATATGCGTTCTACAACAGCCGTGAAAAAAGAGGAATCAAGTACTGAAAAACCTGTCAGTGGAGATGATTCCAAATCGAAACCTAAAGTAAAATCAAAGGGAAAGGAAGTTAAAGATATTTCGGACAGAACAGGGAGAAAAAAATCTTCTAAAGATCAGGAAAAAGAGCCTATATCATATGTTCCACAAAGACAAGCAGCCAAAAAGGCAGCTGCACACATAAAGAGTGGGCTTGGAACTAAAACTGCACCAACAGAAACAAATGATATGGATAAAAAGAAGGATCCAGACAAGGTTGAAACAAAACTTTCGcctaaaaaagaagatacaaaACGGTTAAGATCTCCAACAAAGGAGAGTTCTAGTTCTTCATCTAATACAAGTAGTAGCAGCTATTCGTCTTCATCAAGTTCAGAAGAAGAACAGGAAAAACCTGGTATGAAACCAACGGCGAAAGCACGTGAAATTAAGCCAGCTACTAGGCAACCCTCTATGTTTTCACCTCCTGGCTCTAGACCTACAGTGGACTTGCCCTTTCTTGACAAGGTGTCAAGACCATTGTCTTCAACTAGTGCCTCGAGTGATTCTGACAGCTCTAAGGGATCAAGATTTTCAGGCTCTGGAAGTCCCTCTCCCAAGCGTCCCCGCAGACGTCGAAAGAAAAAGAGTGTCTCAATTGATGCGTCCCCACGCAAGGCCCCAGACAAGAAGCTTAAAACTTCCGAACGGGAATCCGAGTGTGGGGTATCATCACCGCCTATTGAAGGAGAGAAATCGAGTAGACCCAATGATACGCGTGCTGCCACACGTGCTCGGACCCGAAGCACTACTACAAGCGGAAATATGCCTAATAAGTCTAATGCCCGAGAGAGAAAACCATCTAAAGACTTCACAGGACATACCTCTACATACAATAAGATTTCCAAAGAGGGCAGCCAGCCCATTGAATTTACAACTCCGAAGCGGAAAACGGACGAGGAGATAAAAAAAGAAGCTGTGGTCTTACCAACTGAAACAAAATCTgatttaaaaacaacaaaaacaaaaaggtctagTCTATCAGTTGAAGACAAAAAAGAAGATGCAATAAAACATAATGATAGCGAAACGGTTCTTCTAAAAAGAACAAGTCCAAGAAAAAGTACTGAGTCAAAACACAAAGTTGTAACTAGTAGGAGAGTGAGCATAAAAGATCCCCCAGGTAAAGAAATTTTATCGCCCAAAGCCAAAGAGAAAAGCCCAAAAGAGACACGTGAGCAGAAAATTAATGAAAGACGTTCAAGTAGACGTGATTCACAAACTAAAGATCGATGTCACCTTTCTCCGGCTAAGAAGACTATTGTTACAATTGAAAATCCACCACCAGTGGAAATAACAGAAAAGAAACATCCAACTATTATAAATGACTTTCCTGATtctgataaaaattggttaccAAAAGCACCAAGTCCAAATGTGCATCCACCTCCGGTAGAAAAACCTGGGGATCATGAGAAATACATGACAGAAGATAAATCACTTGACTCAGATTGCACAGATAAGAGTAGTATTAAAATGATAGCAAAAATACaagcaaatttaaatgaaaatacaatGATTAAATCCCCAAAGACCCCAATGGATGCAAGAACTATTGAATCAATGGATGTTGAAAATCCTATTGTGCGTACAATTCGAAAACGTTCTGTACTTGAATCAGAAAAGAAATTTATTACCCAAGATTCTAGCCATGTCCAAGGTGTCGAAATATCAAAGAGTGCAAAAATTCCATCTGCTGTTAATCCTTTCCCTAACAGAGCAGTATTTTCTCCACAGCCCAAAGACAATGAGTTATTCGAATTTGACATGCTTGGGGTTGATGATGGATTTAATCACGACGAGATGATGAAACCTTTCACGTCTTATcctgaaatatttttacaagaaGACTCTAAAGAACAAGGTGTACAAGAAACATTAAATTTGGTTGATAGGCTCAGGAtgcaattaaacaaaaaagcaCCAACTGAAAATGTTTCACAAGATGAAGTAGCAATAAATGATAAAGCTTTGAAGGACGATGACGGTCCTATTaatacaaacaaagaaaaaagtgAATGTGAAATATTGCCAGGAAAAGATGATAACATATTAGATCTACATAATAAAAGACAAACAAAAGATATTCAAACTCCTAATCATTTTTCAGAACCAGGAGAAAATATTGAGCCCATAAGACATATTATTTCAGAGAGTAAGGATGACCAAACTATACCCattaatacaaatgaaaaatgGATAGACATAAACATGACTCAGACCGATTCTCAGCTAGATCAGTCTAGTGAATCTAAATATGACATTGCTTCATATACTGAAGATTTTAAGGAACCTACAACTGTCCAATCAATTAATTCTGTTTCTGAAGTTGGCGATACAATATCATTGTCAAAACAGAGTGACGATTCGCAATCTTTATCGGTAGTGGATCATTCAGTTCACAGTAATGACCATGATTTGACACAAGACAATCAaacatatgataataataattctgtAATACATTCAGATTGTGCTACAATATCGTCTCCATATATTGGTCATTCTTCAAAATGGAGGGAAAGTAAGATAACGACTAGAAGATCTTCAGCTTCAAGTACAAATTCAGAAAGCTCCATATGTTCTCAGAAAGCAGATATAAAGTCACACATTAATTGTGAATCTCGCCAAGGACCCATGATACCCGAAATTGATCCTTATCCACCAATGCCTGCATATTCCTGTCGAGTGGAACCAACAATGCCCCTTAACCAATATACAAGCTATCCACCGAATGCGTCGCCATTTTTAAGTACTATGGGTACTTTACCACTGTTTGCCACCGGAGCGTGTGCTTCATCACAGTTACCATTACCATCGCCAGGTCCTGGACTTTACACCTCTGGGCTACCATATACTGCAACTCCATTGTTACAAACTTTACCTAAACCAGCTTTCTCTACAATATGTGCTGCTTTTACTTCATCATCTCAGAATATTGCATTGACTACTGCAATGATTGCGTCACCTACACCAAAACCGCTTGACTCTCCACGAGATGATATCGATGTCACTGGTAGTGATAAACTGTCTATACATGTCGCTTCTAGTCCAAGTCTCAGCATCGATTCATATAATGATTCGAGTAATACCAGAGCTCCAACTAAAATGTCTAATGATAGTAGCGAAACTATTATGAGTTTAAGCCAGCAAGATTTAAAGTCGTCTCCAAAACTAACTAAAAGTATTACCAAATTCCCAGGAAAATCTCCAGGTAAAAGTCCTGGAATCTCGCCTAAACAGGGTGATGCTACTAAGGTCAGCAAACGATCAAGTAATAAGAGCAATAGAAACCAAAGAGGACGAGGGAGATCAAAAAGTCGTGGTAGCTATGCATCAGTGGACTATTTGGgcaattcaattcagagtaaattAGTAGGCACTGTTTATGATTTTAATGAGGAAATTGCCAACGATGGAGTTGATTTAAAAGCATTAAGAGAACGACGAAAATCTATAGACACAAAGGATGATAGAAAATCGGAACATTCTTATAAAGATTCTTCACAATCGCCTCGTGTAGTAAGTCCTGAACCAGCTAATAAGAGAGTGACTGAATGCAAATCTGAGGAAAAGGCGACGCCTGAACCAATTGAAGAACCTCAGTCACCTTCCAACAAATCTAACTCTGAAAGAGGCCCAGGATTCTCACAAGTACATCCAGTCTTACCAGGACCTGTTGATATGCGTACCTACAACCCCTTTGAGAATCCTGCTCCAGCTACAGGTGATGCTTATCACAGTCATTTATTAGCTTTTGCAAGTGGTACAGCTGACcaacaactaatagaaattgATGAAGAGGTAGAAAAACAACTTCATAGTGCTTTAATGGCTAGTAAACCGAAGTCCGGGGCGCCAACTGCTAGTTCCACCCAAGATATAATAGAACCTGCTAAAGAAACTGCTTCATCCCAATTACCAAAAGTATCACTATCGGACTCTAGAAATCAActgaaagttaaaattaaaggtCCATTTTTAGATGCTAATTATTCAGCAAGTTCTGTACAACCAGTGGCCCCACAACCTCCGGCTCCTACACACGAATCGAATACAAGTGCTTTAAACACTTCAAACAATTCAACGACTACTATGGTGACAGGATCGACAAATCTGAGGCGAATGCGCAAAAAAGAGTTATTGCGCCAATATTGGACGCAAGACATGAATATGGACGATCCAACTAATGCATCTACTATGGGCATAGCGCCGCCACCAGCAGCACCTCAACCATTAGGTCGTGCTGTTATAACAATACCAAAAGCAGTAGCTTCAATGACTAGTATACCTACAAGAGAAGATTACAAAATAACTGATAGCCCAGTTGAAaagaaaaaacgaaaaataaccaGTGGCCTCTCTCGGGAATTACGACATTTAGAAGTGAGTATGAATGATGATGTTGATCCATCTGATGACGTGAAATTATCTAATTTTGCCAGCAGTTCAAGTCAAGCTCATAAGAGGCGTGGGCGAGTTTCTACAAAACAAAATCCATCAAATGCTACATCACCAGTGGCTCcaaagcttaaaataaaaattggctCCAATATAGTTCAGCAAGTGAACGATGAACCTACCGGATTTCAATTCCGGCCTCCGAAAAAACGGCTACAGGCTTCTATTCCTAAACCGAGCTTAGAAGATTTGCGACGAGAAAGTATGAAGTATCGGCGCATGGTGATGGCTGATTTTGAAGAGGATGAGAAAACGAGTAAACACAAACCCAATAAGAGCGAAAAACgtaaaaagaagaaagaaaagaaatcgGAGAAAGAAAAACTTCAAGTGGTTAATAGTGAAAGTGAAAGTGCTACAAAGTTAATCATAAAGATAAAACGTACTAAAGACGAAGAAAAAAAAGCGGAAGGATCGGAAGGCGGACCGATAGCCGGTGCGACGGCCGCGGCACCGGAGCCACCTGTGGATCCGTTCGATTACGACCCAACAGCACCAGATCCACTGGCTATCGATCCACCTTTCAGCTCCGAAACAGGTTCGACCATGCGTAGAATACGGACAGATAAAGTGACACCTATTCGATTAAAACTAGCTCGTAGCTCCCAAGGTTCGGGGTACGTTATGAAGGAGCCCGGCTCCGAGGGCTCGGAGACGTCCGCGGACGCGGCAATGTCGACCGCTCCGTCCACGTCGGCCTCTCTCGCTCTGACTGTCAATAAACATTGTGAAGTGAGGTGA